The following are encoded together in the Coffea arabica cultivar ET-39 chromosome 1c, Coffea Arabica ET-39 HiFi, whole genome shotgun sequence genome:
- the LOC113690285 gene encoding arabinogalactan O-methyltransferase 1-like: protein METTGNTKSHFSPDQKRRLLGEKAAVFLFGGTLFLAVYLGITGTPLFCNSRQQSGLSSQVQAFSTEGSYSAETMLQLNAAIVHYATYPQVPLLSRDEIQVAVDVLKAKSPCNFLIFGLGHDSLMWASLNPGGTTLFLEEEPKWVDKILKDAPHLRAHVIKYRTKVSEADDLLKEYPNQPECSAQKAFLRGNERCKLALNMLQEEVYNQDWDLILIDGPIGFFPEAPGRMSAIYSAAVMARNRKGSGATHVFVHNLDRKEEKTYTETFLCNKNRVKIVGKLGHFEIPPVADSNPHFC from the coding sequence ATGGAAACGACTGGTAATACTAAAAGCCATTTTAGTCCAGATCAGAAGCGGAGGTTACTGGGGGAAAAAGCAGCTGTGTTCTTATTTGGTGGAACTCTGTTTCTTGCGGTTTATTTAGGAATAACGGGGACTCCCCTTTTCTGCAATTCTAGGCAGCAGAGTGGCTTAAGCTCACAGGTTCAAGCCTTCTCGACAGAAGGTTCATACTCAGCTGAGACGATGCTTCAGCTCAACGCCGCCATTGTCCACTATGCCACATATCCCCAAGTCCCGCTACTATCACGGGACGAGATCCAAGTTGCCGTTGACGTCCTCAAAGCTAAGTCTCCATGCAACTTCCTCATCTTCGGACTCGGCCACGATTCCCTCATGTGGGCTTCACTCAACCCTGGTGGTACAACGTTATTCCTAGAAGAAGAGCCCAAGTGGGTCGACAAAATTCTCAAGGACGCACCGCATCTTCGTGCCCACGTGATCAAGTACCGGACTAAAGTCTCCGAGGCGGATGATCTCCTCAAAGAGTACCCGAACCAACCGGAATGTTCCGCCCAGAAAGCTTTCCTCCGCGGAAATGAGAGGTGCAAGTTGGCGCTGAATATGTTACAGGAGGAAGTTTACAACCAGGATTGGGACCTGATCTTGATTGATGGCCCGATAGGGTTTTTTCCGGAGGCACCAGGGCGGATGTCGGCCATATATTCAGCGGCTGTTATGGCAAGGAATAGGAAGGGGTCGGGAGCGACGCATGTGTTCGTGCACAATTTGGATCGCAAGGAGGAGAAAACTTATACGGAAACGTTTTTGTGTAACAAAAATCGCGTCAAGATCGTTGGGAAGCTTGGACATTTCGAGATACCGCCCGTCGCTGATTCCAACCCTCATTTTTGCTAG
- the LOC113735733 gene encoding F-box/LRR-repeat protein At4g14103-like translates to MMMKSTPGSDVGSVDRISALPDPLICHILSFLPLKESAATSVLSTRWKFLFASLADIDLQFKSTYRPNVRKSVLEFIDSQRLIKFLYLAWRILQFRDGVPITKLTLSVFWIYEMVDKKFRSLIDSWISAALLFNVQELKIFVSIRHYAINCPGIFACKTLVSLRLLVVSTEVPSLVVLPNLKVLHMSLKGQVVDSVRRLIQGCPLLEELDVALDLQSVKDEETNDAEADVVDFSGPSIKRLRIELWGGDCTVLVDSGVLEHLAYGAPRHDGEHQVIFNVPNLTHLSYSAPAIGVNFIQNLNSLVEASIGAGLCKDQLNSRDAIVHLIRVKTVKSLSLGQDFLEALYDSQDFLPIFKNLTSLTLVGSCYPDETDHILSWKALASLFGKAPSLEALTFSKVCLGNVIENEELECLFSEALPICFIKLLKEIEFKFLYKEEEECQLKLIEYLLKNGKALKILMPSVCRRILLFKRGSEDCEIILDEAKKYFGDICDDLQETSRKG, encoded by the exons ATGATGATGAAAAGCACCCCAGGCTCAGATGTTGGTAGTGTTGATAGGATCAGTGCCCTTCCAGACCCTCTTATTTGCCACATTTTATCGTTTCTCCCACTGAAAGAATCTGCAGCCACCTCAGTTCTATCCACCAGGTGGAAATTCCTTTTTGCTTCACTTGCTGATATTGATCTCCAATTCAAGTCAACTTATAGGCCTAATGTCAGAAAATCTGTCCTTGAGTTTATTGATAGTCAAAGGCTCATTAAGTTCTTATATCTTGCCTGGCGAATACTTCAATTCCGAGATGGGGTTCCCATTACAAAACTTACACTCTCCGTTTTCTGGATTTATGAAATGGTTGATAAAAAGTTCCGATCGCTAATTGACTCGTGGATATCTGCTGCACTTTTGTTTAATGTTCAAGAACTTAAAATATTTGTCTCAATTCGACATTATGCAATAAATTGTCCCGGAATTTTCGCGTGCAAAACCTTAGTTTCTCTGCGACTACTGGTGGTTTCTACAGAAGTCCCCAGTTTAGTGGTTTTACCAAATCTTAAGGTGCTTCACATGTCGTTAAAGGGACAAGTTGTTGATTCTGTTCGAAGGCTTATTCAAGGTTGCCCTCTGCTTGAAGAACTGGATGTAGCATTAGACTTACAATCTGTGAAGGATGAGGAGACTAATGATGCTGAAGCTGATGTAGTTGATTTCAGTGGTCCTTCGATCAAAAGATTGAGAATTGAACTGTGGGGAGGTGACTGTACTGTTCTTGTGGATTCAGGTGTTCTGGAACATTTGGCATATGGTGCTCCTAGACATGATGGCGAGCATCAGGTCATCTTCAATGTTCCAAACCTTACACATTTGTCCTACTCTGCACCTGCAATTGGAGTTAATTTCATTCAAAACCTAAACTCTCTTGTTGAAGCGAGTATAGGAGCTGGATTGTGCAAGGATCAACTAAACAGTCGTGATGCTATTGTTCATCTTATAAGGGTGAAAACAGTGAAATCACTTTCCTTAGGACAGGACTTTCTGGAG GCTCTCTATGATTCCCAAGATTTCCTGCCGATTTTCAAGAATTTGACGAGCCTGACGCTTGTAGGCAGCTGCTATCCTGATGAAACTGACCATATCCTTTCTTGGAAAGCGTTAGCTAGCTTATTTGGGAAGGCCCCTAGCCTTGAGGCTCTCACTTTTTCGAAG GTGTGTTTGGGCAATGTCATTGAGAACGAAGAATTGGAGTGCTTGTTTTCAGAGGCTCTCCCCATATGCTTCATCAAACTTCTGAAGGAAATTGAATTTAAGTTTCTTtacaaggaggaagaagaatgTCAATTGAAGCTGATTGAGTATCTTTTGAAAAATGGGAAAGCTCTAAAGATTCTGATGCCTTCAGTTTGTAGAAGAATATTGTTATTCAAGAGAGGCTCTGAAGATTGTGAAATCATATTAGACGAAGCGAAGAAGTATTTTGGCGATATCTGTGATGATCTCCAAGAAACCTCAAGGAAGGGATAG
- the LOC113690361 gene encoding arabinogalactan O-methyltransferase 2-like, with protein sequence MTKDDAAVNAAIVHYATSLQVPLLSRDEIQVAVDVLTAKSPCNFLIFGLGHDSLMWASLNPGGTTLFLEEEPKWVDKILKDAPHLRAHVIKYRTKVSEADDLLKECPTQPECSAQKAFLRGNERCKLALNMLPEEVYNQDWDLNLIDGPIGYFPEAPGRMSAIYSAAVMARNRKGPGATHVFVHNVDRKEEKAYTETFLCSKNCVKIVGKLGHFAIPPAADSNPHFC encoded by the exons ATGACCAAAG ACGATGCTGCAGTCAACGCCGCCATTGTCCACTATGCCACATCTCTCCAAGTCCCGCTACTATCACGGGACGAGATCCAAGTTGCCGTTGACGTCCTCACAGCTAAGTCCCCATGCAACTTCCTCATCTTCGGACTCGGCCACGATTCCCTCATGTGGGCTTCACTCAACCCTGGTGGTACAACTTTATTCCTAGAAGAAGAACCCAAGTGGGTCGACAAAATTCTCAAGGACGCACCGCATCTTCGTGCCCACGTGATCAAGTACAGGACTAAAGTCTCCGAGGCGGATGATCTCCTCAAAGAGTGCCCGACCCAACCGGAATGTTCCGCCCAGAAAGCTTTCCTCCGCGGAAATGAGAGGTGCAAGTTGGCGCTGAACATGTTACCGGAGGAAGTTTACAACCAGGATTGGGACCTGAACTTGATTGATGGCCCGATAGGGTATTTTCCGGAGGCGCCAGGGCGGATGTCGGCCATATATTCAGCGGCTGTTATGGCAAGGAATAGGAAGGGGCCGGGAGCGACGCATGTGTTCGTGCACAATGTGGATCGAAAGGAGGAGAAAGCTTATACGGAAACGTTTTTGTGTAGCAAAAATTGCGTCAAGATCGTTGGGAAGCTTGGGCATTTCGCGATACCGCCTGCCGCTGATTCCAACCCACATTTTTGCTAG
- the LOC113690432 gene encoding arabinogalactan O-methyltransferase 1-like — METTGNTKSHFSPDQKRRLLGEKAAVFLFGGTLFLAVYLGITGTSLFCNSRQQSGLSSQVQAFSTEGSYSAETMLQLNAAIVHYATYPQVPLLSRDEIQVAVDVLKAKSPCNFLIFGLGHDSLMWASLNPGGTTLFLEEEPKWVDKILKDAPHLRAHVIKYRTKVSEADDLLKEYPTQPECSAQKAFLRGNERCKLALNMLQEEVYNQDWDLILIDGPIGFFPEAPGRMSAIYSAAVMARNRKGSGATHVFVHNVDRKEEKTYTETFLCNKNRVKIVGKLGHFEIPPAADSNPHFC, encoded by the coding sequence ATGGAAACGACTGGTAATACTAAAAGCCATTTTAGTCCAGATCAGAAGCGGCGGTTACTGGGGGAAAAAGCAGCTGTGTTCTTATTTGGTGGAACTCTGTTTCTTGCGGTTTATTTAGGAATAACGGGGACTTCCCTTTTCTGCAATTCTAGGCAGCAGAGTGGCTTAAGCTCACAGGTTCAAGCCTTCTCGACAGAAGGTTCATACTCAGCTGAGACGATGCTTCAGCTCAACGCCGCCATTGTCCACTATGCCACATATCCCCAAGTCCCGCTACTATCACGGGACGAGATCCAAGTTGCCGTTGACGTCCTCAAAGCTAAGTCTCCATGCAACTTCCTCATCTTCGGACTCGGCCACGATTCCCTCATGTGGGCTTCACTCAACCCTGGTGGTACAACGTTATTCCTAGAAGAAGAACCCAAGTGGGTCGACAAAATTCTCAAGGACGCACCGCATCTTCGTGCCCACGTGATCAAGTACAGGACTAAAGTCTCCGAGGCGGATGATCTCCTCAAAGAGTACCCGACCCAACCGGAATGTTCCGCTCAGAAAGCTTTCCTCCGCGGAAATGAGAGGTGCAAGTTGGCGCTGAATATGTTACAGGAGGAAGTTTACAACCAGGATTGGGACCTGATCTTGATTGATGGCCCGATAGGGTTTTTTCCGGAGGCACCAGGGCGGATGTCGGCCATATATTCAGCGGCTGTTATGGCAAGGAATAGGAAGGGATCGGGAGCGACGCATGTGTTCGTGCACAATGTGGATCGAAAGGAGGAGAAAACTTATACGGAAACGTTTTTGTGTAACAAAAATCGGGTCAAGATCGTTGGGAAGCTTGGGCATTTCGAGATACCGCCGGCCGCTGATTCCAACCCACATTTTTGCTAG